From Planifilum fimeticola, a single genomic window includes:
- the cyoE gene encoding heme o synthase — MVERPMIRETMVGSDLSAGSAEKATWRDYLTLTKPGINASNLMAAFAGFWLAGHGQLDLLLLLATLLGTALVIAGGCALNNVIDRDIDPLMSRTQTRPVASGRVRPMVALWFGIGLTLTGFVVLAALVNPLAAFLAMIGHFVYVGIYSLWLKRTTTLNTVVGGISGAVPPMIGWAAVTGSIDPPAWILFTFMFLWQPPHFLALAIRRMEEYRAAGVPMLPVVRGFAETKRQNFLYVAAMVPASLLLVQTGVVGILYLVVATVLGLVYIGLSLEGFFTKDDHRWGERMFFYSLVYLTAMLLVMIVDPLLMS; from the coding sequence CTGGTGGAACGACCCATGATCCGGGAAACGATGGTGGGATCGGATCTCTCCGCGGGTTCGGCCGAGAAGGCGACGTGGCGCGACTATCTCACCCTGACGAAGCCCGGGATCAACGCATCCAACCTGATGGCCGCATTCGCCGGTTTCTGGTTGGCCGGACACGGGCAGCTGGACCTGTTGCTCCTGCTCGCCACGCTGCTCGGAACAGCGTTGGTGATCGCCGGTGGATGCGCCCTGAACAATGTGATCGACCGGGACATCGACCCCCTCATGTCACGGACTCAAACGCGGCCGGTGGCCAGCGGGAGGGTCCGTCCGATGGTCGCGCTGTGGTTCGGGATCGGACTCACCTTGACGGGGTTTGTTGTTTTGGCGGCGCTGGTTAATCCTCTCGCCGCTTTCCTGGCGATGATCGGCCATTTCGTGTATGTGGGCATTTATTCGCTTTGGTTGAAGAGGACGACCACCCTCAACACCGTGGTGGGTGGAATCTCCGGTGCGGTTCCGCCGATGATCGGCTGGGCGGCGGTGACGGGTTCGATCGATCCGCCTGCATGGATTCTTTTCACCTTCATGTTCCTGTGGCAACCGCCGCATTTTCTCGCCTTGGCAATACGCAGGATGGAGGAATACCGGGCTGCGGGGGTTCCCATGCTGCCGGTGGTCAGGGGGTTTGCTGAAACCAAGCGGCAAAACTTTTTGTATGTGGCGGCGATGGTTCCCGCATCCCTCCTGCTGGTCCAGACGGGGGTTGTCGGGATCTTGTACCTCGTCGTCGCGACGGTTCTCGGCTTGGTTTACATCGGTCTATCCCTGGAGGGATTCTTCACCAAAGATGACCATCGATGGGGCGAGAGAATGTTCTTCTATTCTTTGGTGTACTTGACAGCCATGCTGTTGGTGATGATTGTCGATCCCTTGCTCATGTCCTGA